The following coding sequences are from one Lolium rigidum isolate FL_2022 chromosome 6, APGP_CSIRO_Lrig_0.1, whole genome shotgun sequence window:
- the LOC124668083 gene encoding transcription factor PCF5-like yields the protein MGDAGQSHHHHHGLQTQLLSFGGGHHPHMHQFTAQPQPTQTRARGGRGGGGELVPAATPARVRGGGGGEIVAVQGGHIVRSTGRKDRHSKVCTARGPRDRRVRLSAHTAIQFYDVQDRLGYDRPSKAVDWLIKNAKDAIDSLDTLPAWQPTAATNAAAAAPPSSSTHHDSADNSDDQAQAITIAHTSFDFAGSGGGGAHGGGITFPPSLDSDTIADTIKSFFPMGGTAGGEASSSTVAANSSAMSFPGYTPDLLSRTGSQSQELRLSLQPLPDRMFHHHQQQEQQHRSHGHDGNGTAQQAIFPGAANYSFGGGGAMWGEQAQQSQRMLPWSVPDPGGGTAGGGYLFNVSQQAAHMQAALSGQSQFFFPRGPLQSSNQPSDRGWPETVQADNNNNQMQQGLNPSIGFAQGVSFSGFRLPARIQGDEEHNGGNGDKPPSVSSASHH from the coding sequence ATGGGCGACGCCGGCCAgtcccaccaccatcaccacggcCTCCAGACGCAGCTCCTGTCCTTCGGCGGAGGCCACCACCCCCACATGCACCAGTTCACGGCCCAGCCGCAGCCGACCCAGACGCGGGcgcgaggaggacgcggcggcggcggcgagctggttCCCGCGGCGACGCCCGCGCGTGTGaggggcggcgggggcggggagATCGTGGCGGTCCAGGGCGGGCACATTGTGCGCTCCACGGGGCGCAAGGACCGGCACAGCAAGGTCTGCACGGCGCGCGGGCCCCGCGACCGCCGCGTGCGCCTGTCGGCGCACACCGCCATCCAGTTCTACGACGTGCAGGACCGCCTCGGCTACGACCGCCCCAGCAAGGCCGTCGACTGGCTCATCAAGAACGCCAAGGACGCCATCGACAGCCTCGACACCCTCCCCGCCTGGCagcccaccgccgccaccaatgccgccgccgccgcgccgccctcctcctccacccaccacgACTCCGCCGACAACTCCGACGACCAGGCGCAGGCCATCACCATCGCGCACACCTCCTTCGACTTCGCCGgctctggcggcggcggggcccacGGCGGCGGCATCACCTTCCCGCCGTCGCTCGACTCGGACACCATCGCCGACACGATCAAGTCCTTCTTCCCGATGGGCGGCACCGCGGGCGGAGAGGCGTCGTCGTCCACCGTGGCGGCGAACTCGTCGGCAATGAGTTTCCCGGGCTACACACCGGACCTCCTGTCGCGGACCGGCAGCCAAAGCCAAGAACTTCGGCTGTCGCTGCAGCCTTTACCAGACCGCATgttccaccaccaccagcagcaggagcagcagcatcgGTCGCACGGCCACGACGGCAACGGCACCGCGCAGCAGGCCATCTTCCCCGGCGCCGCCAACTACtcgtttggcggcggcggcgccatgtgggGAGAGCAGGCGCAGCAGAGCCAGCGCATGCTGCCGTGGAGCGTGCCCGACCCAGGCGGCGGGACCGCTGGCGGCGGCTACCTGTTCAACGTGTCGCAGCAGGCGGCGCACATGCAGGCGGCGCTCAGTGGCCAGAGCCAGTTCTTCTTCCCGAGGGGACCCCTTCAGTCCAGTAACCAGCCCTCCGACCGAGGATGGCCGGAAACCGTCCAAgctgacaacaacaacaaccagatgCAGCAGGGCTTGAACCCCTCCATCGGGTTCGCTCAAGGCGTCAGCTTCTCCGGATTCCGGCTCCCCGCGAGGATACAGGGCGACGAGGAGCACAACGGCGGCAATGGCGACAAGCCGCCGTCCGTGTCCTCGGCTTCCCACCACTGA